A window from Kwoniella newhampshirensis strain CBS 13917 chromosome 3, whole genome shotgun sequence encodes these proteins:
- a CDS encoding homoserine O-acetyltransferase, with protein MSSSTAQSLPNPTDKNPYSALIQQQIALIPSFQLESGTTLTDVPVAFKTWGKLNERRDNCLVICHALTGSADVEDWWGPLLGPDRAFDPTRFFIFCANVIGSPYGTVSSVTTNPDTNKPYGPEMPGSSVKDDVRLHYSILRSLGVKLVAAAIGGSMGGMTVLEWPLNTPPGFVRAIVPLATSARHSAWCISWGEAQRQSIYSDPDYRDGYYYESEDGTIDLTQQPTRGLAAARMAALLTYRSRDSFESRFGRRAGVGGKSKVPKGGVRIMGGKETTDPSVPSESDLRTPREKAWREHNDGYRSSSNVMSRRGSDSGRSSHSHGDGDGQGEGEGSKAVTKVAETGTATNGDKKLGTGGDNTPKIFSAQSYLRYQGDKFTGRFDANCYIHITRKLDTHDLSHPSNDSSLSSLSFALPPLPAEVEDADASQNVEEPDYTSRLTHALSLEPPALVIGIESDGLFTTSEQKELAAYIPDAELVVIPSPDGHDGFLLEFEAINGWVEGWLMRKMPEFYGERVVPLEEYGKEQEGGDGWGVKKESVFGEAEADVTRW; from the exons atgtcctcatccaccgCCCAATCTCTCCCGAATCCAACAGACAAGAACCCTTACTCGGCCCTTATCCAACAACAGATCGCGCTCATACCCTCGTTCCAGCTCGAATCGGGCACAACGCTCACCGACGTCCCTGTTGCGTTCAAGACGTGGGGAAAGTTgaatgagaggagagataaCTGTCTGGTGATCTGTCATGCTTTGACGGGAAGCGCGGATGTGGAAGATTG GTGGGGTCCTCTCCTAGGTCCCGATCGAGCATTTGACCCGACCAgattcttcatcttctgtgCCAACGTCATCGGATCGCCTTACGGTACTGTCTCGAGCGTCACAACGAATCCTGACACGAACAAACCTTATGGACCTGAGATGCCGGGTAGTAGTGTCAAGGACGATGTGCG ACTACACTACTCCATTCTCCGCTCGCTCGGCGTCAAGTTGGTCGCAGCAGCTATCGGTGGCTCGATGGGAGGTATGACTGTTCTCGAGTGGCCCCTCAATACACCTCCCGGCTTCGTGCGCGCCATCGTTCCTCTCGCTACCTCTGCTCGACACTCTGCCTGGTGTATCTCATGGGGCGAAGCTCAAAGACAATCGATCTACTCTGATCCGGACTATCGCGATGGATACTACTATGAGTCTGAAGATGGAACCATCGACTTGACTCAGCAACCTACGAGAGGATTAGCAGCTGCTCGAATGGCCGCACTGTTGACTtatcgatctcgagatAGTTTCGAGAGTCGATTCGGTCGAAGAGCCGGTGTGGGAGGGAAGAGTAAAGTCCCCAAAGGCGGTGTGAGGATTATGGGAGGGAAAGAAACGACTGATCCGAGTGTCCCTTCCGAGAGTGACCTGAGAACACCTCGTGAGAAAGCTTGGAGAGAACACAACGATGGATATAGGAGTTCGTCGAACGTCATGTCGAGGCGGGGATCAGATTCAGGACGGAGTAGTCATAGtcatggtgatggtgatggtcaaggagagggagaaggttCGAAAGCGGTCACTAAAGTTGCGGAAACGGGTACAGCTACGAACGGGGATAAGAAGCTGGGCACTGGAGGCGATAACACCCCGAAGATCTTCTCAGCGCAGAGCTACCTCCGTTACCAGGgtgacaag TTCACCGGTCGATTTGACGCCAATTGTTACATCCACATCACTCGTAAACTCGACACGCACGATCTGTCACACCCTTCAAACGATtcgtccctctcctcactATCATTCGCTCTACCACCTCTTCCCGccgaagtggaagatgcCGACGCTTCTCAAAACGTCGAAGAACCAGACTACACGTCTCGTCTGACCCATGCGCTCTCGCTCGAACCGCCCGCCTTGGTCATCGGCATAGAATCCGATGGActcttcaccacctcgGAACAGAAAGAGTTGGCGGCCTATATCCCCGATGCGGAACTGGTGGTCATCCCAAGTCCGGACGGCCATGATGGATTCCTGTTGGAATTCGAGGCTATAAACGGCTGGGTGGAAGGGTggttgatgaggaagatgccgGAGTTTTACGGAGAAAGAGTCGTTCCTCTGGAAGAATATGGgaaagagcaagaaggtggagatggttggggggtcaagaaggaaagTGTGTTtggagaagcggaagcggaTGTTACAAGGTGGTAG